In Acidimicrobiales bacterium, a single window of DNA contains:
- a CDS encoding ATP phosphoribosyltransferase regulatory subunit, translated as MADTQPVSGAFDLAEEQAVRAEALAEASRAWFRSQGYGPVKPPILERAAPFLDRLGEEIRSRMYIFADPGGHEVCLRPEMTIPTARLYADSIHERGGPFRCYYVGSVFRFDWPREGRYRQFTQTGAEFFGGVDAADADAEVLALAHGLLGSYGLSDLQVQVGDVSFFAALLGDERLAPAWRVRLARAAPDFATLERELAQDAERRAATPVAADTSTAPSPAAGSEIGDLLDQTPAAQRDALLGHVLTTVGPEHFGVRTPEQIARRLLNRAEARGPIEPAIAGALTALLAIDLPLHEGLAEVRRIADEAGSAALAAAADGWDRRVALLAERGVDPAGVRLRPRMGRGIHYYTGFVFEIHDGTGSAESQLCGGGRYDDLVESVGGTEPVPAVGFSLGLERVQLRLGQEAP; from the coding sequence ATGGCCGACACGCAGCCCGTCTCGGGCGCCTTCGACCTCGCCGAGGAGCAGGCCGTCCGGGCCGAGGCGCTCGCCGAGGCCTCCCGGGCCTGGTTCCGCTCGCAGGGCTACGGCCCGGTGAAGCCGCCCATCCTCGAGCGCGCCGCGCCCTTCCTCGACCGCCTCGGCGAGGAGATCCGCAGCCGCATGTACATCTTCGCCGACCCGGGCGGCCACGAGGTCTGCCTTCGGCCCGAGATGACCATCCCCACGGCGCGTCTCTACGCCGACAGCATCCACGAGCGCGGTGGCCCGTTCCGCTGCTACTACGTCGGCAGCGTCTTCCGCTTCGACTGGCCCCGCGAAGGGCGGTACCGCCAGTTCACCCAGACCGGCGCCGAGTTCTTCGGAGGCGTCGATGCCGCCGACGCCGATGCCGAGGTGCTGGCCCTGGCCCACGGGCTGCTGGGGTCCTACGGCCTGTCCGACCTGCAGGTGCAAGTGGGTGACGTGTCCTTCTTCGCCGCCCTGCTCGGCGACGAGCGTCTGGCCCCGGCGTGGCGCGTGCGCCTGGCGCGGGCGGCGCCGGACTTCGCCACCCTCGAGCGCGAGCTGGCCCAGGACGCCGAGCGTCGGGCCGCCACCCCGGTTGCCGCGGACACGTCCACCGCACCGAGCCCCGCCGCCGGCAGTGAGATCGGCGACCTGCTCGACCAGACGCCGGCCGCCCAGCGTGACGCGCTGCTCGGCCACGTCCTCACCACGGTCGGCCCCGAGCACTTCGGGGTGCGCACGCCCGAGCAGATCGCCCGACGCCTGCTCAACCGGGCCGAGGCCCGCGGTCCCATCGAGCCCGCCATCGCCGGCGCCCTCACGGCGCTCCTCGCCATCGACCTGCCTCTGCACGAGGGCCTCGCCGAGGTGCGCCGCATCGCCGACGAGGCCGGGTCGGCCGCGCTGGCGGCCGCCGCCGACGGGTGGGATCGCCGGGTCGCGCTGCTGGCCGAGCGTGGTGTCGACCCCGCCGGCGTCCGCCTCCGCCCCCGCATGGGCCGCGGCATCCACTACTACACCGGCTTCGTGTTCGAGATCCACGACGGCACCGGTTCCGCCGAGAGCCAGCTGTGCGGCGGCGGGCGCTACGACGACCTCGTCGAGTCCGTGGGCGGCACCGAGCCCGTCCCCGCGGTCGGCTTCTCCCTCGGCCTCGAGCGGGTCCAGCTCCGGTTGGGCCAGGAGGCACCGTGA
- the hisG gene encoding ATP phosphoribosyltransferase: protein MTASDTLVLTVVAKGSLHDGTLDLLDRCFLPIKRGGRSYAARMPGLPAVEVLLSRADEIPELIASGQAHAGITGLDLVSEANGEPGTRPRVSVVIEDLRFGRADLVLGVPAVWLDVATLDDLIEVASDIRHDHGRVLRVATKFPNLTRAYFARAGFTDFRIVPSLGATEGAPKAGTADVIVDLTSTGTTLDANGLKQIDGGRALRSQACLVGAGDPTVWTPGRRQAFTQVIDLIESALAADETRVVRAHFADAPEGAPVRAALDSVLLDHAWIEADHGTELDGHLAVTDVHEVLRLLRAHGAENAVIEAVDLMVRPTHHYAEAFFNSLEG from the coding sequence GTGACCGCGTCCGACACGCTCGTCCTGACCGTCGTGGCGAAGGGCTCGCTGCACGACGGCACCCTCGACCTGCTCGACCGGTGCTTCCTCCCCATCAAGCGTGGCGGCCGGTCGTACGCGGCACGCATGCCGGGGCTGCCCGCGGTCGAGGTGCTGCTGTCGCGGGCCGACGAGATCCCCGAGCTGATCGCGTCCGGGCAGGCCCACGCCGGCATCACGGGCCTGGACCTGGTGAGCGAGGCCAACGGCGAGCCCGGCACGCGACCCCGTGTCAGCGTCGTCATCGAGGACCTGCGCTTCGGCCGGGCCGACCTCGTGCTCGGCGTGCCCGCGGTGTGGCTGGACGTCGCCACCCTCGACGACCTCATCGAGGTGGCCTCCGACATCCGCCACGACCACGGTCGGGTGCTGCGGGTGGCCACCAAGTTCCCCAACCTCACGCGGGCCTACTTCGCCCGGGCAGGCTTCACCGACTTCCGCATCGTCCCGTCCCTCGGCGCCACCGAGGGGGCGCCCAAGGCGGGCACCGCCGACGTGATCGTGGACCTCACCTCCACGGGGACCACCCTCGACGCCAACGGTCTGAAGCAGATCGACGGCGGGCGCGCCCTGCGGTCACAAGCGTGCCTGGTGGGTGCCGGCGATCCGACGGTGTGGACCCCGGGACGGCGCCAGGCCTTCACCCAGGTGATCGACCTGATCGAGTCCGCCCTCGCCGCCGACGAGACCCGGGTCGTGCGGGCCCACTTCGCCGACGCCCCCGAGGGCGCGCCGGTGCGAGCGGCCCTCGACTCGGTCCTCCTCGACCACGCCTGGATCGAGGCCGATCACGGCACCGAGCTCGACGGGCACCTCGCGGTCACCGACGTGCACGAGGTGCTGCGCCTCCTCCGGGCCCACGGCGCCGAGAACGCGGTCATCGAGGCCGTCGACCTGATGGTGCGTCCCACGCACCACTACGCCGAGGCCTTCTTCAACTCCCTCGAAGGCTGA
- a CDS encoding universal stress protein has product MGLIVVGVDASEPARQALLWALREGALREDPVTVVGAWSFLDQAALTGREFDPAFDQAAADAALAAIVEGVQGEDPELAGVEVRLDAACELPTHAILEAAKAADLVVVGARGLGGVKELLLGSVSQHVVHHSPVPVVVVRATS; this is encoded by the coding sequence ATGGGACTGATCGTGGTCGGGGTCGACGCCTCCGAGCCTGCCCGCCAGGCGTTGCTGTGGGCGCTCCGTGAAGGCGCGCTGCGCGAGGACCCGGTCACGGTGGTCGGGGCGTGGAGCTTCCTCGACCAGGCGGCGCTGACCGGGCGCGAGTTCGACCCGGCGTTCGACCAGGCCGCCGCCGACGCCGCACTGGCCGCCATCGTCGAGGGCGTGCAGGGGGAGGACCCCGAGCTCGCCGGCGTCGAGGTCCGCCTCGACGCTGCCTGCGAGCTCCCCACCCACGCCATCCTCGAGGCCGCGAAGGCCGCCGACCTCGTCGTCGTCGGCGCCCGGGGCCTGGGCGGCGTCAAGGAGCTCCTGTTGGGCTCGGTGAGCCAGCACGTCGTCCACCACAGCCCCGTGCCCGTGGTCGTGGTCCGCGCCACGAGCTGA
- a CDS encoding DJ-1/PfpI family protein: MRVLVPVPDHDVDVTEVAVPWKLLTEAGHEVVFATERAGVVPEADPLLLDGVVFGQLGADPEPKAFYRELAASPAFRATEAWIDLDVADYDALLLPGGHAPRMRQYLGSPVLQLRVAEFWALERPVAAICHGVLVLARATDENGRSLLADRRTTCLPKYLERTAFLATAWRRGRYYRTYPAYVEDEVRAALDDPDGQFERGPRTLSRRGTREDHRAAFVVEDGRYVSARWPGDAYLFAERFAALLDS, encoded by the coding sequence GTGCGCGTGCTGGTGCCCGTCCCCGACCACGACGTCGACGTGACCGAGGTGGCCGTGCCGTGGAAGCTCCTGACCGAGGCCGGGCACGAGGTGGTGTTCGCCACCGAGCGGGCCGGCGTCGTCCCCGAGGCCGACCCGCTGCTGCTCGACGGCGTCGTCTTCGGGCAGCTCGGCGCTGACCCCGAACCGAAGGCCTTCTACCGGGAGCTGGCCGCCTCCCCTGCGTTTCGGGCCACCGAGGCCTGGATCGACCTCGACGTCGCCGACTACGACGCGCTGCTCCTCCCGGGTGGCCACGCCCCCCGGATGCGCCAGTACCTGGGCTCGCCGGTGCTCCAGCTCCGCGTGGCGGAGTTCTGGGCGCTCGAGCGTCCGGTGGCCGCCATCTGCCACGGCGTGCTGGTCCTCGCCCGCGCCACCGACGAGAACGGCCGGAGCCTCTTGGCGGACCGGCGCACCACCTGCCTCCCGAAGTACCTCGAGCGGACCGCGTTCCTCGCCACCGCCTGGCGCCGGGGTCGCTACTACCGCACGTACCCGGCCTACGTGGAGGACGAGGTGCGCGCCGCCCTCGACGACCCCGACGGCCAGTTCGAGCGGGGTCCACGCACGCTCTCGCGTCGCGGCACCCGTGAGGACCACCGGGCCGCCTTCGTCGTCGAGGACGGCCGGTACGTCTCTGCCCGCTGGCCCGGCGACGCCTACCTCTTCGCCGAGCGCTTCGCCGCCCTGCTCGACTCGTAA